Below is a window of Brassica napus cultivar Da-Ae unplaced genomic scaffold, Da-Ae ScsIHWf_683;HRSCAF=994, whole genome shotgun sequence DNA.
catacctatatttttattattttaataaaattaataaaaaaaatatattattgcggatagaataattaaataattaaccgAATTTGCCCGACGTGGAGGCAATCAAGAAAGCCGCATAAGTGAATATATAACCTACAGAAAAGTGAGCTAATCCAACCAATCTTGCTTGCACAATTGAAAGAGCTACTGGTTTATCTTTCCATCGAATCAAATTTGCCAAAGGTGTACGTTCATGAGCCCATGCTAAAGTTTCAATCAATTCCTGCCAATAACCACGCCAGGAAATTAAGAACATAAATCCAGTAGCCCAAACAAGATGCCCAAATAAGAACATCCATGCCCAGACTGATAAACTATTCATACCAAACGGGTTATATCCATTGATAAGTTGTGAAGAGTTTAACCATAGATAATCTCTTAACCATCCCATCAAATAAGTGGAAGATTCATTAAACTGTGAAACGTTACCTTGCCATAATGTGATGTGTTTCCAATGCCAATAAAAAGTAACCCATCCAATAGTATTTAACATCCAAAAAACTGCCAAATAAAATGCGTCCCAAGCCGAAATATCACAAGTACCACCTCGTCCCGGACCATCGCAAGGAAAACTATACCCGAAATCCTTTTTATCTGGCATTAACTTGGAACCACGTGCATCTAAAGCACCTTTTACTAAGATCAATGTAGTTGTATGTAAACCTAAAGCAATAGCATGATGAACCAAGAAATCTCCAGGACCTATTGTTAAGAATAATGAATTACTATTCTCATTAATAGCATTTAACCAGCCGGGCAACCATATGCTTCGACCCGCATTAAATGCTGGGCCATTTGTCGAAGATAAAAGTACATCAAATCCATATGAAGTTTTCCCATGAGCGGATTGTATCCATTGGGCAAATATGGGTTCGATCAAGATTTGTTTTTCGGGAGTACCAAAAGCAAGCATGACGTCATTATGAACATAAAGTCCCAAAGTATGGAACCCTAGAAAGAGGCTGGCCCAACTTAAATGGGATATGATAGCTTCTTTATGGTCTAACATTCTTGCCAATACGTTATCCTCATTCTGTTCTGGATTGTAAtctctaataaaaaatatagctcCATGAGCAAAAGCTCCTGTCATGATGAATCCTGCAATGTATTGGTGATGGGTATATAACGCAGCTTGAGTCGTAAAATCTTGCGCTATGAACGCATAAGCAGGTAAAGAGTACATGTGTTGAGCTACCAAGGAAGTAATAACTCCTAAGGAGGCTAGAGCAAGGCCTAATTGAAAATGAATCGAATTATTGATTGTGTCATAAAGACCCTTATGCCCACGCCCCAACCGTCCTCCCGGAGGAATATGTGCTTCTAAAAGATCTTTTATACTGTGTCCGATTCCAAAGTTAGTTCTATACATATGACCCGCAATGAGGAAAAGAATTGCGATAGCTAGATGATGATGTGCCATATCGGTTAGCCATAAACTTTGCGTTTGTGGATGGAATCCCCCAAGAAGGGTTAGAATGGCAGTTCCTGATCCTTGGGAGGTACCAAATAAATGACTACTTGAATCGGGGTTTTGAGCATACAGATTCCACTGACCCGTAAAAAGTGGGCCTAACCCTTGGGGATGCGGTAATACACTTAAGAAATTATTCCATCGAACATATTCCCCCCTGGATGCAGGAATAGCGACATGTACTAAATGACCTGTCCAAGCCAAGGAGCTTACCCCGAATAGTCCTGACAAATGATGATTCAGACGAGATTCAGCATTTTTGAACCATGAAACTCTTGGTTTCCATTTTGGTTGTAGGTGTAACCAACCCCCTATTAAGGATAGGGCAgaaagaaataatagaaaaagagCTCCAGTATAAAGATCTTCATTAGTACGTAAACCGATTGTATACCACCACTGATAAACACCAGAATAAGCTATATTCACCGGGCCAAGAGCACCTCCTCGAGTAAATGCTTCCACAGCCGGTTGACCAAAATGAGGATcccaaatagcatgagcaatcGGTCTTACATGTAAAGGGTCTTGTATCCATGTCTCAAAATTTCCTTGCCAAGCTACATGAAACAAATTTCCGGAAGTCCACAGAAAAATTATTGCTAATTGCCCGAAATGAGAAGCAAAAATATTCTGATAAAGACGTTCTTCAGTAATATCATCATGACTCTCGAAGTCATGTGCGGTAGCAATACCAAACCAAATACGACGAGTAGTGGGGTCCTGAGCTACTTGTACAATGCTCAAGGCTCTAGGCTGAGTAGCAGGAGcaacttttaatttattatgagCCCAAACAATGGATTCAATAAGTTCTTGCCAATAACCACGCCCGCTGAATAGAAACATTAAACTGAAAGCCCATACAAAATGAGCACCTAGGAAAAAAAGACCATATGCAGATAACGAAGAACCATAAGATTGAATTACCTGAGATGCTTGTGCCCATAAGAAATCGCGGAGCCACCCATTAATAGTAATGGAACTCTGTGCAAAGTTTCCTCCGGTAATATGAGTTACCACCCCTTGATCGCTTATACTACCCCAAACATCTGACTGCATTTTCCAACTGAAATGGAATATTACTACCGAAATAGAATTGTACATCCAGAATAGTCCTAAGAAGACATGATCCCAAGCAGATACTTGACACGTTCCTCCTCTTCCAGGCCCATCACAAGGGAAACGAAAACCAAGATTTGCTTTATCTGGTATTAACCGCGAGCTACGAGCAAATAAAACACCTTTCAACAGTATCAATACCGTCACATGAATTGTAAATGCATGAATATGATGTACCAAAAAGTCGGCCGTTCCTAATGGAATAGGTAGCAAAGCTACTTTGCCACCCACTGCTACTAACTCACCGCCCCCCCAAGTCAAACTGGTGCTCGCTGTTTCACCAGGGGCTGTTACACCAGGTGCTAAAGCATGGGTATTTTGTATCCATTGAGCAAAGACTGGTTGTAATTGTATAGCAGTATCTGAAAACATATCTTGTGGACGCCCTAAAGCACTCATGGTATCATTATGAATATACAAACCAAAACTGTGGAAGCCTAGAAATATACATACCCAGTTGAGGTGTGATATGATTGCATCGCGATGCCTCAGGACACGATCTAATAAATCGTTGTATCGATTAGTTGGATCATAGTCTCTTACCATAAAAATGGCTGCATGCGCAGCAGCACCAACTATGAGAAATCCACCAATCCACATGTGATGTGTGAACAATGATAGTTGTGTAGCATAGTCAGTAGCTAGATATGGATAAGGGGGCATGGAATACATATGGTGAGCTACAACAATAGTTAAAGAGCCTAACATAGCCAGGTTAAGAGATAATTGAGCATGCCATGATGTTGTTAGAATTTCATATAGACCTTTATGGCCTTGGCCTGTAAATGGACCTTTATGAGCCTCTAAAATATCTTTTAGACCATGACCAATACCCCAGTTGGTCCTATACATATGACCTGCTATTAGGAAAAGAATTGCGATAGCTAAATGATGGTCCCTTAGCTATT
It encodes the following:
- the LOC125605022 gene encoding photosystem I P700 chlorophyll a apoprotein A2-like, with the translated sequence MYRTNWGIGHGLKDILEAHKGPFTGQGHKGLYEILTTSWHAQLSLNLAMLGSLTIVVAHHMYSMPPYPYLATDYATQLSLFTHHMWIGGFLIVGAAAHAAIFMVRDYDPTNRYNDLLDRVLRHRDAIISHLNWVCIFLGFHSFGLYIHNDTMSALGRPQDMFSDTAIQLQPVFAQWIQNTHALAPGVTAPGETASTSLTWGGGELVAVGGKVALLPIPLGTADFLVHHIHAFTIHVTVLILLKGVLFARSSRLIPDKANLGFRFPCDGPGRGGTCQVSAWDHVFLGLFWMYNSISVVIFHFSWKMQSDVWGSISDQGVVTHITGGNFAQSSITINGWLRDFLWAQASQVIQSYGSSLSAYGLFFLGAHFVWAFSLMFLFSGRGYWQELIESIVWAHNKLKVAPATQPRALSIVQVAQDPTTRRIWFGIATAHDFESHDDITEERLYQNIFASHFGQLAIIFLWTSGNLFHVAWQGNFETWIQDPLHVRPIAHAIWDPHFGQPAVEAFTRGGALGPVNIAYSGVYQWWYTIGLRTNEDLYTGALFLLFLSALSLIGGWLHLQPKWKPRVSWFKNAESRLNHHLSGLFGVSSLAWTGHLVHVAIPASRGEYVRWNNFLSVLPHPQGLGPLFTGQWNLYAQNPDSSSHLFGTSQGSGTAILTLLGGFHPQTQSLWLTDMAHHHLAIAILFLIAGHMYRTNFGIGHSIKDLLEAHIPPGGRLGRGHKGLYDTINNSIHFQLGLALASLGVITSLVAQHMYSLPAYAFIAQDFTTQAALYTHHQYIAGFIMTGAFAHGAIFFIRDYNPEQNEDNVLARMLDHKEAIISHLSWASLFLGFHTLGLYVHNDVMLAFGTPEKQILIEPIFAQWIQSAHGKTSYGFDVLLSSTNGPAFNAGRSIWLPGWLNAINENSNSLFLTIGPGDFLVHHAIALGLHTTTLILVKGALDARGSKLMPDKKDFGYSFPCDGPGRGGTCDISAWDAFYLAVFWMLNTIGWVTFYWHWKHITLWQGNVSQFNESSTYLMGWLRDYLWLNSSQLINGYNPFGMNSLSVWAWMFLFGHLVWATGFMFLISWRGYWQELIETLAWAHERTPLANLIRWKDKPVALSIVQARLVGLAHFSVGYIFTYAAFLIASTSGKFG